acatgtagggagaccagtgagggaatgtagtgaggagcagaggagtgaagggctttgaatgtcagcagaaggattttgtaagctatcctttgcttgacaggcagccatgctagtgagcttaattgaggctgagcaggatccctcttaggagagtgcaggaggatcctggcagcagagtttaagattgattgcaggggagagaggtgggagtctgggaggccggttagtaggagattgcagtaatctaagcaggaaaggataagggcataaattagtgttttagctgttgcttgtgaaagaaaggggcgtatcttggcaatattgcggagcaaaaagcggcaggttttggcagtgttattaatatggttagagaaggagagggactggtcaaagataaccccaaggcagcgtgcagaatttacagggttgatggtcatgccatcaatagtaatggtgaaaaggaggagggccaggtttgggcgggaagaccatgagctctgttttagctcatgaaaagtaatgtggtctatgctgaccagtgtagtgaagagtgctctgacttggcACAACGTAAGGGgggtaactcctcaggacaagactcagcagtctatctacacctcaaagaagaacaagagagaagaaagaagaaggacacttttttgaggacagtaacgtgcatattttggaccaaaaGGACAGATagtttgaaagaggccatttatgccagcctggaaaaaccatccgtgaacagaggagggggcctgcgacaccgcttgtcatcaacacacaatgccgctttgacatccttaccccggcggttttacaacagttcacacttcgtcatgtactttgaaggattaaccaaTGCATCattgagaatcatggtaccattgtgactggatcatgccttcttacacctgtcagttccagccaacacctaactgaataagttcaatggaactgTTGTGATTGGATGTTCGtgtctgtactaccctcaagggtttaaataccagggaattccctaccagtcatttgaactgaagaagccactcggatgagtggtgaaacgttttcaagaaaaactcagaaaagtccagttgttttagacttaattctactagaaactgtatatcatggcctggatgaatgagaatcttaatAGACATAATCATTATTCTGTTATAATTACATGTCAACTTCCATATGTAATAAGCAACTTTGATGATTGttatgaaaaagttttttaaaaataaaaaaataaataaatatatatactgtacctggtgtgacattagccttaggccaATATGGACCCACGGCTAGTAACATTTATTGTACCTAATCCCATAcgtcagaatataaatatatatatttatattattcatcAGTCCCAATTTGTCCCGCTGCCCTCTTTGCCAACTTAATTATATTGCAGTATGAGAAAGAAAATATTGTTAGCAAGGCTTCTGATAATATATCTTATACCTTCAGTGCACAGACTGCTATTTGGAAGGGTTTGTATTGAGTTTCCTGACctttcaaaattttaaaatgcaGATGGGGGTGAGCGAAACTTATTTGGGAAACCCATGGATCATAATATCAACATGCTGCCGGTGCCCAGCCACTATCAGAGGTATCGCCTACTCCCAATGTTTCAGCCCATGTATTAACAGTGACCAGATAAAACTCCAGTACAATGGAGGAAAACATGagattttacaataggggacagGCCAATCGGCTTACAGCATAATGAAAACTGACGTGCTGTAGCTGCCTGAAGGGTATCTGTAGGCCCATGCTCATAGGGACAGACTGTCCATCTCCCCCACACAGGCAAACTGTGTAACATCCAACACAAACTTACATGCACCGCCACATACGTGGTGTATATTGTGCCATGCCCATGTGGCATGTAATATGTGGGCAAGACTACTACTCCTTGAATGAAAGGATTGGGAGCCACAGATCTGCCCTTAAAGTGCTGATAAAATCTGCCAACGGACTGCATCAGCagattattggtctgtgtatggggctccaCATACATGAGCAGATGTGGATTAGGAAAGTTTAAAGATCCTATCGGGGCAAAGAGTGCATTGCCTTGTTCATCCAGTCCATGGCGCAATGGCCGCATCCCATCAACATGATCCAATCAGATGAATCTCATATCTCAGGTGAAAGATTCTCGTTTGGAAACTGGGCCAAAATAGGGCAAGAAACTTTAGAATACCGGCTATGGTTTACTCGCATTTCACTGTATGGCGAAAGAATTCCAATTTTCCCAAAATGAAGCAATCGTGGCCTTGTCCCTCAACatcaaaacaggagaaaaaacCACAAAGGTCAccgtaataataatttaaaaacaatttactttatttaagcAACATCTCTattgccttacgcgttttgtgctcCAAGACCATAAGGCAATAGATAAGTTGCTTAAAACAAGTAAATGGACCTGGAGCGCGTTCTACTTTTGGTGAGTTGATGTTTGAGCTGGACAtggtgatattattattatatataatagtgaCCTGCCTTACATGAACCGGAAGCCTGCAGGTTATACCATCTGGGCAGTGTCCCCACGTGGACTTAACGAAAATCTTGGACTTTCGTCTGATATTAAACCGCCTTTTAGCTTTATCCGCTGTATAATATTCCTCTGTTATCTATCTatgaatatatgttttattactatTGTCCAATACCTGTGTGCGTGTGTCTTAGTGACCATGTCCGAATTATCTAAATATACAGCAGTTGTAAACAATGACATTAGCCGGATGTAGATTGGATACCAGTGCGTCTTGCTTAATGACAAAGAAAAATCTACTATTTTGTGTGTGAGCTGCTGtcacgatcggtaacccaaaacccagaacaatcgCCAAGGGCCCGgtcacggctcacgcttctgcctataacagccacctttggcttcgggtggagccctccgctactcgggtgccgccaggtcttacagtgagaggaccaaggcaaaggttctgggcaagcaagggTACCAGATCGTTAGAGAAGGACTGGAGGAGATTACTGGGTCGGTGTCAGGCAGGCCGGGTCAGAACCGGAACAGGagcgcagtacagaatcaggatccagaagtcacacaggcaaggggtcagtccaggcggagttcactcggagtcaggatacaggcaggggtcAGACCCAAATACACAACTAACCCTACCTACATGTATATACACGGGTTACACAGCAGGGAACCAGGATCTGTCAGCTCATATAGAGCAGTGGTAATGATACTGCCCAGCAGCCTGCAGGTCTCCGGTTCAATTCCAGGCAGGATTTTACACAGCCGATATATAGCATATAAGTAAAACACTACAGTTATTGTTTATCTGCAAAAACTACAAATTCCCCCCTAACccaaatgtggaaaaaaatggaGGGGCTTCTCCAAAAAGGTCATCAATTCAGTTGCTGTATTACACTGCCTGTTACAGATGTGCCCTACGGAATTTCCCATGGGATAAATATTATATGGTGCGCAATGGTATAATAATGGCAAAATTGGCTGCACTATAGATCTGCCATTTGTTATTGGCACAAACCCATAACGGGCAGTTTATCTGCTCATGTGGTTGAGGGGTGGAGGAGAAGTTGAGGGGCAGAGGGGAAGTTTTATGacttttccaaaaatcacctcaaaacttcccttatgcagcatcttatctcctacaggccgTTAGGCAGCCAtataaaccccctaaatatgaaccccagaggctaCTGAACAGTTccatgcccactgtacataggtttatcaaggaagtgctaaagtgaaagcgGCTTCATATAGGCAAAAGgaatgttcagtacaagccccaTTCATTGGCTCATGTTGAACAGGGCTGCAGTCTGTCTATCTCTCCCACCCACAAAGGGGAGAACCAGGGGGAAAAGAAGCCtatgggcagggccggaactaggggaaggcacaAGGGGCACGTGCCTAGGGGGCAACACTTGGGGGGCACAACACAAACCCTTTCTGCCtagttacccctagttctggccttctTTACCTCCAGAGGCTCCAGAGAAAACTTCTGCTCCCTACCAGGGAAAGGCGGGGGCAGGGCAAGACAGATTTCTGGAACTCCCCGAACTCGCCTCCCCGAGTCCCGGGGGGAATTCTTCCTCAGGCGGCGCTTTGCTTTGGAGTGAAGTCTGGCTTCAGTAATAGAAGATTCTGCCACATTTCCATTTTCTTCATATTTGTTTTGCTCTGCTCCACTTAGTTCAGAATCAgactctattaaaaaaataaaagggttttatatggttatttagttattttagtGCCCTAAGCCAGCAAACAGTGGAGTTCATAGTGTTTCCCTTGTGTAGCCAGTATGAATGGGCCAGACTCATTGTCATGAATCTGCACTGCAAGCAAAGCCTATTGTATATATGCCTCCCAAAACTAACAGCATACACCAACTAGCGCTATTCAGCTTAAGGTACACACATCCATCAGTATGCCTGCCCACTGACCTTATATCCAACAATATGCATACCTACCCGTGCACCAGAGCCatcagtatgtgtagtatatatgcccagtgcacccagagccaacagtatgtgtagtatatatgcccagtgcacccagagccaacagtatgtgtagtatataagcccagtgcacccagagccaacagtatgtgtagtatataagcccattgcacccagagccaacagtatgtgtagtatataagccCAGCACCAGAAATTGCACTGCCGCTATATACTACACatctgttggctctgggtgcactgggcttatatactacacattctgttggctctgggtgcactgggcatacATATTACACATACTGATGGCTCTGGTGCACGGGTAGGTATGCATATTGTTGGATATAAGGTCAGTGGGCAGGCATACTGATGGATGTGTGTACCTTAAGCTGAATAGCGCTAGTTGGTGTATGCTGTTAGTTTTGGGAGGCATATATACAATAGGCTTTGCTTGCAGTGCAGATTCATCACAATGAGTCTGGCCCATTCATACTGGCTACACAAGGGAAACACTATGAACTCCACTGTTTGCTGGCTTAGGGCACTAAAAGAATAGTTATTGTATAACCGTATaaaacccttttatttttttaatagagtcTGATTCTGAACTAAGTGGAGCAGAGCAAAACAAATATGAAGAAAATGGAAATGTGGCAGAATCTTCTATTACTGAAGCCAGACTTCACTCCAAAGCAAAGCGCCGCCTGAGGAAGAATTCCCCCCGGGACTCGGGAGAGGCGACTCGGTCAGTGATAATGGGGAAAGCACGAGAGTTCGGGAGAGTTCCAGAAATCTGTCTTGCCCTGCCCCCACCTTTCCCTGGTAGGGAGCAGAAGTTTTCTCCGGAGCCTCTGaagaagggccagaactaggggtaactaGGCAGAAAAGGGTTTGTGTTGTGCCCCCCAAGTGTTGCCCCCTAGGCACGTGccccttctgccttcccctagttccggccctgcccataGGCTTCTTTTCCCCtggttctcccctgtgtgggtggGAGAGTTAGACAGACTGCAGCCCTGTTCAACATGAGCCAATGAAtggggcttgtactgaacattcCTTTTGCCTATATGAAGCcgctttcactttagcacttccttgataaacctatgtacagtgggcatggAACTGTTCAGtagcctctggggttcatatttagggggtttataTGGCTGCCTAAcggcctgtaggagataagatgctgcataagggaagttttgaggtgatttttggaaaagtCATAAAACTTCCCCTCTGCCCCTCAACTTCTCCTCCACCCCTCAACCACATGAGCAGATAAACTGCCCGTTATGGGTTTGTGCCAATAACAAATGGCAGATCTATAGTGCAGCCAATTTTGCCATTATTATACCATTGCGCACCATATAATATTTATCCCATGGGAATTTCCGTAGGGCACATCTGTAACAGGCAGTGTAATACAGCAACTGAATTGATGACCTTTTTGGAGAAGCCCCTCCATTTTTTCCACATTTGGGTTAGGGGGAAAGTTTTTGCAGATAAACAATAACTGTAGTGTTTTACTTATATGCTATATATCGGctgtgtaacatcctgcctggaattGAACCGGAGACCTGCAGGCTGCTGGGCAGTATCATTACCACTGCTCTATATGAGCTGACAGATCCTGGTTCCCTGCTGTGTACCCGTGTATATACATGTAGCAGGGTTAGTTGTGTATTTGGGTCTgacccctgcctgtatcctgactccgagtgaactccgcctggactgaccccttgcctgtgtgacttctggatcctgattctgtactgcaCTCCTGTTCCGGTTCTGACCCGGCCTGCCTGACACCGACCCAGTAAGCTCCCCCAGTCCTTCTCTAACGATCTGGTAcccttgcttgcccagaacctttgccttggtcctctcactgtaagacctggcggcacccgagtagcggagggctccacccgaagccaaaggtggctgttatagcagaagcgtgagccgtgacCGGGCCCTTGGctattgttctgggttttgggttaccgatcgtgaCAGCAGCTCACACACAAAATAGTAGATTTTTCCTTGTCATTAAGCAAGACGCACTGGTATCCAATCTACATCCGGCTAATGTCATTGTTTACAACTGCTGTATATTTAGATAATTCGGACATGGTCACTAAGACACACGCACACAGGTATTGGACAatagtaataaaacatatattcattAGATAACAGAGGAATATTAAACAGCGGATAAAGCTAAAAGGCGGTTCAATATCAGACCTAAGTCCAAGATTTTCGTTAAGTCCACGTGGGACACTGCCCAGATGGTATAACCTGCAGGCTTCCGGTTCATGTAAGGCAAGgtcactattatatatataataaatatcacCATGTCCAGCTCAAACATCAACTCGCCAAAAGTAGAACGCGCTCCAGGTCCATTTACTTGATTTAAGCAACTTCTCTATTGCCTTATGGTCTTGgagcacaaaacgcgtaaggcaatAGAGATGTTgcttaaataaagtaaatgtttttaaattattattacggTGACCTTTGTGGTTTTTCTCCTGTTTGATGTTGAGGGACAAGGCACGATTGCTTCATTTTGGGAAAATTGGAAAATCTTTCGCCATACGGTGAAATGCGAGTAAACCATAGCCGGTATTCTAAAGTTTCTTGCCCTATTTTGGCCCAGTTTCCAAACGAGAGAATCTTTCACCTGAGATATGAGATTCATCTGATTGGATCACGTTGATGGGATGCGGCCATTGCGCCATGGACTGGATGAACAAGGCAATGCACTCTTTGCCCCGATAGGATCTTTAAACCTTCCTAATCCACATCTGCTCATGTATGtggagccccatacacagaccaataatctGCTGATGCAGTCCGTTGGCAGATTTTATCAGCACTTTAAGGGCAGATCTGTGGCTCCCAATCCTTTCATTCAAGGAGTAATAGTCTTGCCCACATATTACAGGCCACATGGGCATGGCACAATATACACCACGTATGTGGCGGTGCATGTAAGTTTGTGTTGGATGTTACACAGTTTGCCTGTGGGGGAGATGGACAGTCTGTCCCTATGAGCATGGGCCTACAGATACCCTTCAGGCAGCTACAGCACGTCAGTTTTCATTATGCTGTAAGCCGATTGGCctgtcccctattgtaaaatctCATGTTTTCCTCCATTGTACTGGTGTTTTATCTGGTCACTGTTAATACATGGGCTGAAACACTGGGAGTAGGCGATACCTCTGATAGTGGCTGGGCACCGGCAGCATGTTGATATTATGATCCATGGGTTTCCTAAATAAGCTTCGCTCACCCCCATCTGCGTTTTAAAATTTGAAAGGTCGGGAAACTCAATACAAACCCTTCCAAATAGCAGTCTGTGCACTGAAGGCATAAGATATATTATCAGAAGCCTTGCTAACAATATTTTCTTTCTCATACTGCAATATAATTAAGTTGGCAAAGAGGGCAGCGGGACAAATTGGGACTgatgaataatataaatatatatatttatattctgacgTATGGGATTAGGTACAATAAATGTTACTAGCCGTTGGTCCATATtggcctaaggctaatgtcacaccaggtacagtatatatatttatttattttttttattttaaaaaactttttcataaCAATCATCAAAGTTGCTTATTACATATGGAAGTTGACATATAATTATAACAGAATAATGATTATGTCTattaagattctcattcatccaggccatgatatacggtatctagtagaattaagtctaaaacaactggacttttctgagtttttcttgaaaacgtttcaccactcatccgagtggcttcttcagttcaaatgactggtagggaatttcctggtatttaaacccttgagggtagtacagacaCGAACATCCAATCACAAcagttccattgaacttattcagttaggtgttggctggaactgacaggtgtaagaaggcaTGATCCAGTCACAACGGTACCATGATTCTCAATGATGCAttggttaatccttcaaagtacatgacgaagtgtgaactgttgtaaaaccgccggggtaaggatgtcaaagcggcattgtgtgttgatgacaagcggtgtcgcaggcccccttctctgttcacggatggtttttccaggctggcataaatggcctctttcaaactATCTGTCCttttggtccaaaatatgcacgttactgtcctcaaaaaagtgtccttcttctttcttctctcttctttcttctttgaggtgtagatagactgctgagtcttgtcctgaggagttacccCCCTTATGTTGTgccaagtcagagcactcttcactacactggtcagcatagaccacattacttttcatgagctaaaacagagctcatggtcttcccgcccaaacctggccctcctcctttcaccattactattgatggcatgaccatcaaccctgtaaattctgcacgctgccttggggttatctttgaccagtctctctccttctctaaccatattaataacactgccaaaacctgccgctttttcctccgcaatattgccaagatacgcccctttctttcacaagcaacagctaaaacactaatttatgcccttatcctttcctgcttagattactgcaatctcctactaaccggcctcccagactcccacctctctcccctgcaatccatcttaaactctgctgccaggatcctcctgctctctcctaaaagggatcctgctcagcctcaattaagctcactagcatggctgcctgtcaagcaaaggatagcttacaaaatccttctgctgacattcaaagcccttcactcctctgctcctcactacattccctcactggtctccctacatgttcctggtcgtctcctccgctcctctcagagcctccgtctctttacaccacccacacccactgcgctctctcgtcttaaacctttctattcgctgctccttacctctggaactctatccctgaatccctccgtagggaacactcactaactctctttaagaaaaaactcagctgttaccttctggagcaataagacattattttgcccagtcctgcgcttaaaggcaaatgcccatacctgatgcactcttaccttccagtttgtgcctgtatgttacccaaccacttagattgtaagctctacggggcagggacctccttcctactgtgtctcatactacatggcacttatatatatatatatacatatgtgtatttattgtatttatttattatatcacttatcctccctgtgtgtaattttgtattctgtaagactgtacagcgctgcgtacccttgtggcgctttataaataaagttatacatacatacatacatacatgtgctttggtgtagggtctttaaggtgcaccagcttttgtctcagagtgttgctggggggtgagggaggtgagagttgggggagggggagctggggggagcttttctcccagctccccaaccccttcctccctccctccctctcccacttccagctcctccccctctaTCCTCTGTCCCCTGTATCTCTCTATACCCCTTTGTACCTTGAACAAGCTTTTCTCCACATCAGATTGTCTTGGGTAGCGTTCTTGTCCGCTGCTTCCCGATCCTTTTTGAAGCTCAAATTTAAATAAAGGAAGCAGGTTCCTCCAATCACTGCCACTACTGTTAAAAACATTAGGGCAAATTGCATGCATTCAAAGGAAGTCTTCTCAGAATTCGACTCCTGGATCTTAACAGATATCTGTCAGATAGAAAAGATAGAGTAATTAtaactattctttatttatagagtTCTGACACATTTAAAATTTCTAAAATAAATCAGAACAGATTGTACTTACATATTCAATAATAAATGGAGCACCTACACCTGCAATCAACCGCGTCAGGAAGGCCTGTAGCTGTCCAGCGATTGTGTAGAATTTTGGCCGTATTACAGACTGGGGGAGAGAAAAGAGTCAGTGAGGGTTGGGTTTGCTTCACAAGGAACAGCACAAAGGCAGATATTACAGGAATTGCATTACTTAGTCACTGAGGGACCAAAGGAGCCTGATAGATGACTGCCAGTGATGGCATTACATTATCATTAGCAGAACAGAACAAATCGAGGATGATATTGCCCTAGCCAGCTATGGATCATGCTATAGAGAAACAGACAAAAGTGCATGAAAAGTTCCTTACCAGCATCATATCCTCTGATAGGGCCTGGTTTAAGCTCAGGAAAACTCCACTGATAAAGAGGAATACCTGAAGGGCGAGAGAAGGGAAAATCAGATATAGAAAGCAAACAAGTCATTCCCTCCAAAAATGCCCTAAATCTGCCATTAGGTATTGTTACCCACCTACTGCTAGCCCTGTACCCTTGTCCTAAAGCCACAGCTACATACACAGTGCAAGGAAATAAACATAAACCCATGTTAGATTAAACCGATAATACTCACACATGGAAGGACAATGCCATCTttgatgaaaaacaaaaataaagaaagatggGTGTAAAGGCAAAGAGTCCTACGGCACAGACCCATGGATCTGCACTGTGAGGCTCTTTGCTCAATAGCTTGCTGATTTCCATCCCTAACAGCATGCCGAGTACATCCGCTGCACATTTGATTGCTGAGTAGACCATACTAGGGGAAAGAAAGACAAGGGTGTTGAGTACAAACTGCCGACTTC
The sequence above is a segment of the Xenopus tropicalis strain Nigerian chromosome 7, UCB_Xtro_10.0, whole genome shotgun sequence genome. Coding sequences within it:
- the LOC116412134 gene encoding protein spinster homolog 1-like; this translates as MGLCRRTLCLYTHLSLFLFFIKDGIVLPCVFLFISGVFLSLNQALSEDMMLSVIRPKFYTIAGQLQAFLTRLIAGVGAPFIIEYISVKIQESNSEKTSFECMQFALMFLTVVAVIGGTCFLYLNLSFKKDREAADKNATQDNLMWRKACSRYKGV